AGAGCTTACTGATGAAACTGAGTTACAGGTTGTAACCAGTGCATCTTCTTCATTATCAACACTAATATCAAATACATTTACCAGGCCATCAGTtgaacctgaaactaacatgttGGGATTGCTGGGATGGAAACATACTTGAGTGATATCATCACTGTGCGTCTCTGAATATGCACCAAGTGGGTCTTTAGTAGCAGACAAGTCCTGAGAATTAATTCTTGCATCCCAAAATACCAACAATGCATCATCATCAACTTTTTCTGTACCAGCACAAATAACATGATCATTACAGTTGATAtcaaaactgataaaaatattaGAAGGGTAACCCTTGAACAGCTGGACAGGTTTTCCACTGGCTAGTCGTGCATCCCAACATTTTACAGTGCCATCAGTACATGATGAATACACACTGTCGCAGGAATGTGCAAATTTGACTCCACTAAGTCCAGGGTAGCCTCTAAATTCTCGTAGTACATTTAACCTTTCTTTATCATATATTCTGATTGATCCATTAGAACATAAAACAGCAACCAAGCTTCCTTTTTCAGCTTGTATAGTCTTTGATGTGTCTATGCCAAGCAAATACGTAGGTTCTTTAGTTTCTGAGGAACGTTTAACAATGTTCAAATTAGCAAACTGTTCTTCAATCTTCTCCATAGCAGGTGTGCATCCAAGGGTAGTAAAAATCTggagtaaaaacaaaaatcaaaattaaacccaaagcatCTCCACATTGTAATTAAATCAAGGACATTTCCCTCTGAGGGCTGgcacaaaacaatagaaaaaaatctaatattttaataatttccctaccataatgtaataaaattcagTTGCCTCCTTCTAATTCAATCACTTTTTGAATACTGAATCTACCATATATACTTTATGCCAgtaagagaatttaaaaacatgtacatgCACTGCTTAGTAATTCCTTTTAGCTCAAACCCAATTATTGGTCCTACTCATAGTCTTCAGCATTAGTCAGGATCTCCACTTTGGAATCATCTTCTCCTGGCCCCATCTGCCTTACACAACTATAGAATCCAAACATATGTGTTGGAGAAAAATGGTCCCTCAAAGATGTTCATGCCTTAATCCCTGGAACCCATGAACATATTAGACTACATGGCAAAGAGGACTTGAGGTtgtagatggaattaaggttgctaatgggttgaccttaaaatagggagattattcCGGATTACCCGAGTGGGCCCAAAGTAATCACCAGTGTTCTTAAATGTAGAAGGAGGAGAATatgagagtcagagagagatgtTACTATGGAAGAAAggttcagagagatacattgctGGTTTGGGCAAAGGAGGCCAATAAGTGGGTGGCCTCTAGAAAGtacaaaaggcaaggaaacaactTCCCTTAGAACTTCCTGTGGAAGTGCAGCTGTGCGAACACCTTAATTTCAGCCTGGTAAGACCTATTTTGGACTTCTGAACTCCAGAGctataataaatttgtgttgtttcaagccaccagGTTTGCAGTCATCTGTGACAACTGAAACAGAAAACTAGTAAGGTTCCCAGTAGGAATTCTGGAGATGTGCTTCTCAGACAGTAACAACCTGTAAATTGCGGAATCTGAACCCAGGCATCTGGCTTCAGGGACTGTGCTCTTAACCACCCTAGCTTGTCTCTCAATGATATATAGAATAAGTTCAAGGCCAGAAAAATAGGCATGCCTAGTGACTTTATCACAAACTTTTCTATCTTGCTTTCACCAATGAGTATTCTAGCCTGCCTCacaaattcacattttcattcGTAAGATGAAATGCCTTTTTTCCCTGTTGCTTtagtgatagttttttttttaaatagtctgtcctttcatctttaaaaggagaaatgaataCTAAATCAAGAGTTGTTAGAAGGATTAACTGAAATAATGTGTTCggcacaatgtctggcatatcATAATACATACTCAACAAACGTTATGTGTAATTGACCAGAATTACCACTGACAATACCACTAATATCATATAGGGGAGAATTTGGATCTGTCAGTGTGGCTTAAAATAGCACAATTAAACCAATAagcaaaaaacattaaaaagttggATTTGGGTTCAAAAAAGGAATAAGCATCCTCTCCAACTttaaattctgaatatttaaaaacttaaaagttgaaagaatagtacaatgaacacacacacagcctttcaCTTCCTTCGTTCACCAACTGTTAACCCATTTGTTTCTATCtctataaacacacatacacacattttttgaTGAACTATTTGAAACTTAACTGCAAACAAAATACCGCTTCATTTCTAAATACCCTAATCCTTTGTTTTCATAACACTGAATCTTTTGAAAAGTCCAGGCCAGTTGTCTCATAAAATGTCCCATATTCTGgatttttcaaattgtttcctcctcatgattagattccaGTTTAACATTGTTACCAGGGATACAATTTAGGTGATGCTGGGTACCTCTTCTTGCATCACATCAAGGAGGCTCATAATACCAAGTCTAACCACTTGCTTAAGTTGTTGTTGGTGCTCAAAGTGTCTCTGACTTGACCACTGAGAAACCTTTCAGCCCAAACTGTGTGTCCTTTTGATATATCATTATCACCATTAGCCTGTAAGCCCTACATGGAACTACATGGTACAAGATGAAGATTAGTCTGAAAATGGTGAGCTTCATTCAAGTACTCAGAGACTAAATGACCATTTACCTCCCTAGCATCACTGTTGGTTTTACAACCAGATAGGCTAGAATGGCCTTCTTTCCTTGAACATGTCACACTTGCTTCTGCCTCAGGACTGTAGCAATAGCTGTTTCTCCGCCTGTAATACTTTCTGTACGTTTTTTGTATGAGTTAATTCCTTCCTGTTGTTCAGGTCTCAATATGTTACCTACCCAGAGAGACCTTCCCTGATCAACCAACCTAAAGTAGCCCCTGTCACTCCCTATCATACtacctattttattaaaaaattaaaaatgcttaattatgaaatatttcaaatgtacataGAAGTATGGAAAAAAGGAGACACCCAAAAACCTATTACCCAGATTTaacagatgttaacattttgccatatttgcttcagtttatttaaagaaatgaaacattacaGATACAACTCCTAtgataaagaaattataaaaatggcaTCACATTTATGTGTATCTTCGCAATTTGTGCTTTTCACTCAATGTTTTTGTAAAACCCAGTATTACTGTTGAACTTATTACCTAACTCCTTGCTTTTTTGTTATCAAGAAATggttatgaataaatgaatgaataattaattcaACTTTCATGCATTAAGAGCTGAAGAGTTctagaagaaacagaataaaccTAAAATGACattgcatgtgtctgtgtgtttgaaGGGGAAGCTCTGCTTAtagaaattagtaaaataatGGCATTCTTTAACAGTACTTtacatggttttgtttttgttttagaggggaggtaattaggcttatttttaatggaggcagtggggattgaacccaggaccttatgcatgctaagcaggcactctaccactgagctataccctcccccaacagcattttaaataaaggacaaaaaggaaatatagattttatatttatgaaaaaaaaacattatttaatatacttttttttttttactacaagcTATTCAAATATATCCTAAGATGTGTGTTCACTTAAAAGAGTGTACtgccccccagtgaagacaagcctgcagcccagcctctgcggCCCCTCACAACGGTgtactctgaggggactcagaataagaaaagacaggatactggccctagatagctaggtgattgtcaaaggaatgaattcaatgagcccaaatgtttgcttcctcctatacatagaaaagcgctattctttaacttgaaatgtctggttttctttattcaacaagtaatcttttaatgttccaactgcctggtctttgttgtaaagctcctatatatcctagctcctcccctacctctttggagcagtccctaagagcatctgagaggctgtcatccagggctgagtcctcagaattgtccactgaataaaacataatgctcaacttttaggttgtgcatttatttcagtcgacaatatCTATCTAAAATTGTCTCTCCAAATTTTGGtacttaaaacataaaactaagttaaaaagttaaaaaaaaaaagtgtacttcCTATACACttcaaggaagaaattttttaattccagagAAAAACAATTGTCCATTCCTGAAATAGTCAGTGTTAATAAGattatgaaaataacaattctttgCTACTGCTTCATATTGACCTCCACATATGAAATAGCAGattaataagaattttaaacaatAAGAAAGTTTAACGTAACCTTTAAGCTAATAATTTATAGGACTATGACTATGCACTGCTACCCCAAGCAGGACAGTAGTACTATACTCCTTTCCTCCACTGTGTTGCCTGGAGAGTCTGTTTCACATTGAACAGTCCCCTGCAAGGCTTTAATCCAAAGGATTCTGGGGACTGATGAGGCAGGCAGAGTGGGCCCCAGATGGAACGCTACAGCAAACTAACACTTCAAGACTGCAGCAATGGCAACCACCACAATGGCTGTCCATGTGACATATGGTTTAAATGCAACACAGTACTTCAAATATTAGAAGGTAGGTAGATCCCAAAACACTCAAGCAATAGAGCTTATATTTATTCGTCCACAGATACAAATAGCAAAGTAGTTTCATCTCGTAGAGAAAAGGTGAGAACCTCTAGCTTATGCTTTAATACACTAACATGCAAGTGAGTCATATTTGAAATATAACTTCCAAGTTTACATAGTTAATTTTACATACTAATGAATCATCTCTCAAAATGATGAATATACTCTTTTACTTCTATGTAGCCCTtatctgagggtttttttgttttgttttttgcatgaTCCACTTCCCAGTCCTCAAGAGAAGCCACAGGCTCTCTTCTTCTCACTCTACTCTCACAGGGTAACCTCACTCATATTCACGTTTTCAACTGCCATCTACATGCCAATGATCTCATCTCTCTACTTACAAGTCCATTTCCAAGTGTCTACTAGCTATTTCTCCTTGAATATTGGGTCCCACTCGAAAGTAAAACTGATTATTCATGCTTCCTCATCCCTCACCAGGGcttctccttaaaaataaaaacaacatatgCTGCTGAATTTTCTCCATTCTTATCAATGGCATTGGCACCATGACAGCACTCTGATCTACCCAGTTATCTAAGCCAAACCCTCTGGGAAATAGCCAACACTTCTACTTGGGGCTCTCATCTTATTCATTTCTAAACCCTACTTTTCGTGCAAGCTAAAGGAAGTAGAAGGTTAAATCTATTTCATATAGTTCAACCTAACAAAAAcatgtaaagaaaacaaataatattaactataatttttatctttttttctatttgtttctgttAGATGCATAAAAGGAAGCTTAGTTATTAGCACTCTAGATCTCAACAGGCTAGTAAGAGCTGAGAACTTAGGGTGagcctttctttttaaactgaagtatagtcgatttacaatgttgtgttaattcctgcTGTACGCCCTAGTgattcatgtgtgtgtatgtgtgtgtgtgtgtgtgtgtgtgtgtgtgtgtattccttttcatattctttttcattataggccattacaatattgaatatagtttcctttgctatgcagtaggaccttgttgtttatctatttcatatatagtagtttgtatctgcaaatcctgaattatCCCAATTTAACCCTCTccactccttttccccctggtaaccatgagtttgttttctatgtctgtgactctgtttctattttgtaaaaaagttcatttgtatcttttttttttttttttaagattccacatacaagagatatcatatggtatttttctttctctttgtagcttacttcacttagtatgatgatctccaggtccatctgtgttgctgcaaatggcattattttattcttttttatggctgagtggtagtttgttgtgtgtgtgtatgtatgtatgtatgtatgtatgcgtgtgcatgtatatgtgtgtgtgtgtatatatatatatataccacaacttctttatccagtcatctgaggGTGAGCCTTTCTTATAttaacacatatacatacacatagattGCCAAGATAGTGGAATAGACGAATGGCTAAGAAgttgttgtgtatgtgtgtgtgtatacatatatgtatgtgtgtgtgtgtgtatatatgtgtgtgtgtgtgtgtgtatatatatatatggcatgaaatactactcggccataaaaaggaataaaataatgccatttgcagcaacatggatagacctggagatcatcattctaagtaaagtaagccagaaagagaaagaaaaataccatatattatcacttatacgtggaatctaaaaaaaaaaaaaaaaaaaagacacaaatgttacaaaacagaaacagactcacagacatagaaaacaaacttatactTACCAGGGTAAttaggggtaggaagggataaattgggagtttgagatttgcagataccaactactatatataaaacagaacaacaaatttacactgtatagcacagggaactatattcaatatcttgtagtagcctataatgaaaaagaatatgaaaatgaatagatgtatgtatatgtatgactgaaacattatgcgctacaccagaaattgacacatagtaaacagattatacttcaatttaaaaaaaatcttaatgtaaCAAGTTCATAAATATCTCACACTCAAATCTGCAGTTGCAAACTCTTGATTTTATTCTCACTTTGCTCTTGTGCTGAAATACATATTcctaacaataaaatatatatatatatatacacacacatacacatacccaTAAATGGAAAAGGGCACAAAGAGAGGCACAGAAAAGAGGACTAAAGAACAAAAAGAGGagcaaggaagagggaggagaaaagaagagaaataaag
This is a stretch of genomic DNA from Camelus ferus isolate YT-003-E chromosome 6, BCGSAC_Cfer_1.0, whole genome shotgun sequence. It encodes these proteins:
- the WDR89 gene encoding WD repeat-containing protein 89 encodes the protein MEKIEEQFANLNIVKRSSETKEPTYLLGIDTSKTIQAEKGSLVAVLCSNGSIRIYDKERLNVLREFRGYPGLSGVKFAHSCDSVYSSCTDGTVKCWDARLASGKPVQLFKGYPSNIFISFDINCNDHVICAGTEKVDDDALLVFWDARINSQDLSATKDPLGAYSETHSDDITQVCFHPSNPNMLVSGSTDGLVNVFDISVDNEEDALVTTCNSVSSVSSIGWSGKDYKQIYCMTHDEGFCWWDLNHLDTDEPITRLNIQDVREVIDVKEGILDYLIGGLYHEKTDKLFVVGGTYTGIIHVMSCTASGLVHVTSLQGGHAATVRSFCWNMQDDSLLTGGEDAQLLLWKPGATEKTFTKKDSMKIASSVYQRVRVHSNDSYKRRKKP